A single genomic interval of Mycolicibacterium holsaticum DSM 44478 = JCM 12374 harbors:
- the rpsO gene encoding 30S ribosomal protein S15 — translation MALTAEQKKEILGQYGLHDTDTGSPEAQVALLTKRIIDLTEHLKVHKHDHHSRRGLLLLVGRRRRLLKYVAQVDVARYRALIERLGLRR, via the coding sequence GTGGCGCTCACCGCCGAACAGAAGAAAGAAATTCTGGGCCAGTACGGCCTGCATGACACCGACACCGGCTCGCCGGAAGCCCAGGTCGCGCTGCTGACCAAGCGGATCATCGACCTGACCGAGCACCTGAAGGTGCACAAGCACGACCACCACTCCCGGCGCGGTCTGCTGCTGCTGGTCGGGCGCAGGCGCCGGCTGCTCAAGTACGTCGCCCAGGTCGACGTGGCGCGCTACCGCGCGCTGATCGAGCGTCTCGGCCTGCGTCGCTGA
- the truB gene encoding tRNA pseudouridine(55) synthase TruB produces MTEAGLVVVDKPAGMTSHDVVGRCRRIFGTRKVGHAGTLDPMATGVLVVGIERATKILGLLTSTDKSYAATIRLGQTTSTEDAEGEVLQSISTADVSDAQIEAAVAALRGEIDQIPSAVSAIKVGGQRAYKLAREGQPVELAPRPVRIDRFDVLTVRRHPKGLLDVDVEVDCSSGTYIRALARDVGAALGVGGHLTALRRTRVGGFGLDEARSLDALADEPRLSYSLDEACLLSFPRRDLTAEQAESASHGRALEPAGIDGIYAATAPGGRVIALLQDQPKRTKSVVVLRPATL; encoded by the coding sequence ATGACCGAGGCGGGCCTTGTCGTCGTCGACAAGCCGGCGGGTATGACCAGCCACGACGTGGTCGGCCGGTGCCGGCGCATCTTCGGCACCCGAAAGGTCGGCCACGCCGGCACCCTCGATCCGATGGCCACCGGTGTGCTGGTGGTCGGTATCGAGCGCGCCACCAAGATCCTCGGACTGCTGACGTCCACCGACAAGTCGTATGCCGCGACGATCCGGCTCGGCCAGACCACCTCCACCGAAGACGCCGAAGGCGAAGTGCTGCAGAGCATTTCGACGGCCGACGTCAGCGACGCCCAGATCGAGGCCGCGGTGGCCGCGCTGCGCGGCGAGATCGACCAAATTCCGTCGGCGGTCAGTGCCATCAAGGTCGGCGGGCAGCGGGCCTACAAGCTCGCCCGCGAGGGACAGCCGGTCGAGTTGGCGCCGCGGCCGGTGCGGATCGACCGGTTCGACGTGCTCACCGTGCGTCGTCACCCCAAAGGGCTGCTCGACGTGGACGTCGAGGTGGACTGCTCGAGCGGCACCTACATCCGCGCGCTGGCCCGCGACGTGGGCGCCGCGCTGGGCGTCGGCGGGCACCTCACCGCGCTGCGCCGCACCCGGGTGGGCGGCTTCGGGTTGGACGAGGCGCGCAGCCTCGACGCCCTCGCCGACGAGCCGCGCCTGTCGTATTCGCTCGACGAGGCCTGCCTGCTGTCGTTTCCGCGCCGGGATCTGACGGCCGAGCAGGCCGAATCGGCCAGCCACGGCCGGGCGCTGGAACCTGCGGGTATCGACGGCATCTACGCGGCCACCGCCCCCGGCGGGCGGGTCATCGCGTTGTTGCAGGACCAGCCGAAGCGCACGAAATCTGTCGTCGTGTTGCGTCCGGCGACGCTGTAG
- a CDS encoding DUF6632 domain-containing protein has protein sequence MSPYKALQIVLVVFGVVAICLYPLAALWPSGWAWHSGPPHHSDYFMMIVGLYATLGVFLLIAARDPRAHLSLIWFAVWSSVVHAAIMAVQSFQGEHHMGHLLGDVPALLIAAIAVAVLVRASGVTRSEPRR, from the coding sequence ATGTCGCCGTACAAAGCCCTGCAGATTGTTCTCGTCGTGTTCGGCGTCGTCGCCATCTGCCTGTATCCGCTGGCCGCGCTGTGGCCCTCGGGGTGGGCCTGGCATTCGGGGCCGCCGCATCATTCCGACTACTTCATGATGATCGTCGGGCTCTACGCGACGTTGGGGGTGTTTTTACTGATCGCGGCGCGTGACCCCCGCGCCCATCTCAGCCTGATCTGGTTCGCCGTGTGGTCCAGCGTCGTGCACGCGGCGATCATGGCGGTGCAGTCGTTTCAAGGTGAGCATCACATGGGGCACCTTCTCGGCGATGTGCCCGCGCTTCTCATCGCGGCGATCGCGGTGGCGGTGCTGGTGCGGGCTTCCGGCGTCACCCGGTCCGAGCCGCGGCGCTGA
- a CDS encoding SDR family NAD(P)-dependent oxidoreductase has protein sequence MGNLSGKVAIVTGAGRGIGNCIALKLASQGAAVVVNDLDSGPAAETARAIERMGGRSVPVPGSVTDEGFAETFVGTAVDTFGGLDIIVNNAGYTWDSVIQKMTDEQWDAVLDVHLKAPFQILRAAQPVISQLVKSAKADRIAVPCRKVVNISSVAGLGGNPGQANYAAAKAGVTGLTKTMAKEWGRYNVTVNTVAFGLIRTRLTDTAADGDGSIDVAGRTIKVGVNPDLLAVMEQSIPLGRSGSPEEAAGAVYLLCTPESDYVSGQTLVCAGGFNI, from the coding sequence ATGGGAAATCTGAGCGGTAAGGTCGCCATCGTGACCGGCGCCGGGCGCGGTATCGGCAACTGCATTGCACTGAAGCTGGCGAGCCAGGGCGCCGCCGTCGTCGTCAACGACCTCGACAGCGGCCCTGCCGCCGAGACCGCGCGGGCGATCGAACGCATGGGCGGCAGGTCGGTTCCCGTACCGGGCAGCGTCACCGACGAGGGATTCGCCGAGACGTTCGTCGGTACCGCGGTGGACACCTTCGGTGGCCTGGACATCATCGTCAACAACGCCGGCTACACCTGGGATTCGGTCATCCAGAAGATGACCGATGAACAGTGGGACGCGGTGCTCGACGTTCACCTGAAGGCGCCGTTCCAGATCCTGCGGGCGGCCCAACCGGTGATCTCGCAACTCGTGAAATCCGCCAAGGCGGATCGCATCGCGGTGCCGTGCCGCAAGGTGGTCAACATTTCCTCGGTCGCGGGCCTGGGTGGCAACCCCGGTCAGGCCAACTATGCCGCTGCCAAAGCCGGGGTGACCGGGCTGACCAAGACCATGGCAAAGGAGTGGGGCCGCTACAACGTCACCGTGAACACCGTTGCGTTCGGGCTGATCCGGACCAGGCTCACCGATACGGCCGCGGACGGCGACGGCAGCATCGACGTCGCAGGCCGGACAATCAAGGTCGGGGTGAACCCGGACCTACTGGCCGTGATGGAACAGTCGATCCCACTGGGCCGCAGCGGCAGCCCGGAAGAGGCCGCTGGCGCGGTTTACCTGCTGTGCACACCTGAATCCGACTACGTCAGCGGGCAGACCCTGGTCTGCGCCGGCGGGTTCAACATCTGA
- a CDS encoding polyribonucleotide nucleotidyltransferase: protein MSVVEIEDGVYESTAVIDNGSFGTRTIRFETGRLAQQAAGSAVAYLDDETMLLSATSASKNPKDHFDFFPLTVDVEERMYAAGRIPGSFFRREGRPSTDAILTCRLIDRPLRPSFVDGLRNEIQVVVTVMSLDPNQLYDVVAINAASISTQLAGLPFSGPIGGVRVALIDGTWVAFPTVEQLERAVFDMVVAGRVVPGSDGQEDEVAIMMVEAEATDNVIELVEGGAQAPTESVVAEGLEAAKPFIRTLVRAQQELAERAAKPVGEYPVFPEYGDDVYYAVASVANDALSEALTIPGKQERNDRTDEIKAEVLERLAEQYAGREKEIGAAFRSLTKKLVRQRILTDHFRIDGRGITDIRALSAEVAVVPRAHGSALFERGETQILGITTLDMMKMAQQIDSLGPETSKRYMHHYNFPPYSTGETGRVGSPKRREIGHGALAERALMPVLPSIEEFPYSIRQVSEALSSNGSTSMGSVCASTLSLLNAGVPLKAPVAGIAMGLVSDDIEVEGSSGTTIERRFVALTDILGAEDAFGDMDFKVAGTKDFVTALQLDTKLDGIPSQVLAGALAQAKDARLTILEVMNEAIDGPDEMSPYAPRITTIKVPVDKIGEVIGPKGKVINQITEETGAQISIEDDGTVFVGATDGPSAQAAIDKINAIANPQLPKISERFLGTVVKTTDFGAFVSLLPGRDGLVHISKLGRGKRIAKVEDVVKVGDKLRVEIADIDSRGKISLILVNEDDPAADANSEPASADAAAGSS from the coding sequence ATGTCTGTAGTTGAAATCGAAGACGGCGTGTACGAATCAACCGCCGTGATCGACAACGGGAGCTTCGGCACCCGCACCATCCGCTTTGAAACCGGTCGGCTGGCCCAGCAGGCCGCCGGCTCCGCCGTTGCCTACCTCGACGACGAAACCATGCTGTTGTCGGCGACCAGCGCCAGCAAGAACCCGAAGGACCACTTCGACTTCTTCCCGCTGACGGTCGACGTCGAAGAGCGCATGTATGCCGCCGGCCGCATCCCCGGCTCGTTCTTCCGCCGGGAAGGTCGCCCGTCCACCGACGCGATCCTGACCTGCCGGCTGATCGACCGCCCGCTGCGCCCGTCGTTCGTCGACGGCCTGCGCAACGAAATCCAGGTCGTCGTCACCGTGATGTCGCTGGATCCCAACCAGCTCTACGACGTGGTGGCGATCAACGCCGCGTCGATCTCCACCCAACTCGCCGGGCTGCCGTTCTCCGGACCCATCGGCGGCGTGCGGGTCGCGCTGATCGACGGCACCTGGGTGGCGTTCCCGACCGTCGAGCAGCTCGAGCGTGCGGTGTTCGACATGGTCGTCGCCGGTCGTGTCGTCCCCGGTAGCGACGGGCAAGAGGACGAGGTCGCGATCATGATGGTCGAGGCCGAAGCCACCGACAACGTGATCGAGCTCGTCGAAGGTGGCGCGCAGGCGCCGACGGAATCCGTTGTCGCCGAAGGGCTCGAAGCCGCCAAACCGTTCATCAGGACGCTGGTGCGGGCCCAACAGGAGCTCGCCGAGCGCGCCGCCAAGCCGGTCGGTGAGTACCCGGTGTTCCCCGAGTACGGCGACGACGTCTACTACGCCGTGGCCTCGGTGGCCAACGACGCGCTGTCCGAAGCGCTGACCATCCCGGGTAAGCAGGAGCGCAACGACCGCACCGACGAGATCAAGGCCGAGGTGCTCGAACGGCTGGCCGAGCAGTACGCGGGCCGCGAGAAGGAGATCGGCGCCGCGTTCCGGTCGCTGACCAAGAAGCTGGTGCGCCAACGCATCCTGACCGACCACTTCCGTATCGACGGCCGCGGTATCACCGACATCCGGGCGTTGAGCGCCGAGGTGGCCGTGGTGCCCCGCGCGCACGGCAGCGCTCTGTTCGAGCGCGGTGAGACGCAGATCCTCGGCATCACCACGCTGGACATGATGAAGATGGCCCAGCAGATCGACTCGCTGGGACCCGAAACCAGCAAACGCTACATGCACCACTACAACTTCCCGCCGTATTCGACCGGTGAGACCGGTCGGGTCGGCTCGCCCAAGCGCCGCGAGATCGGCCACGGCGCGCTGGCCGAGCGGGCGTTGATGCCGGTGCTGCCCAGCATCGAGGAATTCCCGTACTCGATCCGCCAGGTGTCAGAAGCGTTGAGCTCCAACGGCTCGACGTCGATGGGCTCGGTGTGCGCATCGACGCTGTCACTGCTCAACGCCGGTGTGCCGCTGAAGGCGCCGGTCGCGGGCATCGCGATGGGCCTGGTCTCCGACGACATCGAGGTCGAGGGATCCTCCGGCACGACGATCGAACGCCGGTTCGTCGCGCTGACCGACATCCTCGGCGCCGAAGACGCGTTCGGCGACATGGACTTCAAGGTCGCGGGCACCAAGGACTTCGTCACCGCGCTGCAGCTCGACACCAAGCTCGACGGCATCCCGTCGCAGGTGCTGGCCGGTGCGCTGGCGCAGGCCAAGGACGCCAGGCTGACGATCCTCGAGGTGATGAACGAGGCGATCGACGGGCCCGATGAGATGAGCCCGTACGCGCCGCGGATCACCACGATCAAGGTGCCGGTGGACAAGATCGGCGAGGTGATCGGGCCCAAAGGCAAGGTCATCAACCAGATCACCGAGGAAACCGGTGCGCAGATCTCGATCGAGGACGACGGCACCGTGTTCGTCGGGGCCACCGACGGACCGTCCGCGCAGGCCGCGATCGACAAGATCAACGCGATCGCCAACCCGCAGTTGCCCAAGATCAGTGAGCGGTTCCTCGGCACGGTGGTGAAGACCACTGACTTTGGAGCTTTCGTGTCGCTGCTGCCCGGCCGTGACGGCCTGGTGCACATCTCCAAGCTCGGCAGGGGCAAGCGCATCGCGAAGGTCGAAGACGTGGTCAAGGTGGGCGACAAGCTGCGCGTGGAGATCGCCGACATCGACTCCCGGGGCAAGATCTCGCTGATCCTCGTCAACGAAGACGATCCGGCGGCCGACGCCAACTCGGAGCCTGCATCAGCAGATGCCGCAGCCGGCAGCAGCTAG
- a CDS encoding MaoC family dehydratase N-terminal domain-containing protein, with product MAVDPKVNGTELPPTELALDAGRLKFFAKAIGETNPIYTDETAAKAAGHPALPAPPTFLFAIELERPDPFDWVSKLGIDLRYVLHGEQRFTYHSLAFAGDLLTARPKIVDVYSKRGGALEFVVKDTAVVRQDGSAVADLKSVLVVRNPDVAK from the coding sequence GTGGCCGTTGACCCAAAGGTGAACGGCACTGAGCTGCCCCCCACCGAGCTGGCCCTCGACGCCGGGCGGCTGAAGTTCTTTGCGAAGGCGATCGGTGAGACCAACCCGATCTACACCGACGAAACCGCCGCCAAGGCCGCCGGGCACCCCGCGCTTCCCGCACCGCCGACGTTTCTCTTCGCCATCGAACTCGAGCGGCCCGACCCCTTCGACTGGGTCAGCAAGCTGGGCATCGACCTGCGCTATGTGCTGCACGGCGAGCAGCGGTTCACCTATCATTCGCTGGCCTTCGCCGGGGACCTCCTGACAGCCAGGCCGAAGATCGTCGACGTCTACAGCAAAAGAGGCGGTGCGCTGGAGTTCGTGGTCAAGGACACCGCCGTCGTCCGCCAGGACGGCAGCGCGGTGGCCGATCTCAAGTCCGTGCTGGTGGTGCGGAACCCGGACGTCGCGAAATGA
- a CDS encoding nitroreductase family deazaflavin-dependent oxidoreductase translates to MRVPRAVANFNRRITNPVARSLTPWLPCLGTLEHTGRRSGTRYRTPLLVFRTQNGFVILIGYGPETDWLKNILAGGPAVLHKRGQAVALADPQIVEKARAAPLIMPAPRLFYRLFPYNEAALVLTKAAEVD, encoded by the coding sequence ATGCGCGTGCCTCGTGCTGTCGCAAACTTCAATCGTCGTATCACCAATCCTGTGGCTCGCTCGCTGACCCCGTGGCTCCCCTGCTTGGGTACGCTCGAGCACACGGGACGCCGCTCAGGTACGCGATATCGAACACCCCTGCTGGTTTTCAGGACGCAGAACGGGTTCGTCATTCTGATCGGCTACGGGCCAGAGACCGACTGGCTCAAGAACATACTTGCGGGCGGACCGGCAGTACTGCATAAGCGGGGTCAGGCTGTCGCGTTAGCCGACCCTCAGATCGTCGAGAAGGCAAGGGCCGCACCGCTCATCATGCCGGCGCCCCGGCTGTTTTACCGACTGTTCCCCTATAACGAAGCGGCATTGGTGTTGACGAAAGCCGCCGAGGTGGATTGA
- a CDS encoding lipid-transfer protein produces the protein MGNRVLVAGVGMIPFRTPRNTDTYDLMGEQATRMALTDAGVGYQAVQQAYVGYVYGDSTSGQTALYRLGTTGIPVVNVNNNCATGSSALFLARQAIEHGVVDVVLALGFEQMRRGALAMSYTDRPTPFDRFSEVVRDIQEESDAPFAAQYFGGAGREYCHRYGTDDDLFARVAVKARKHAAHNPYAVFRDPVTVDEVLASPVIYGPLTRLQCCPPTCGAAAAVLVSESYARKNDIAATVAVRAQAMSTDSTSSFAERSMMKIVGYDMTKAAAQQVYDAAGIGPEDIGVVELHDCFTTNEVLSYEALGLTPEGTAEKFIADGDNTYGGRVVTNPSGGLLSKGHPLGATGLAQCAELVWQLRGTAGARQVDGVGLALQHNIGLGGAAVVSLYEKVS, from the coding sequence ATGGGCAATCGCGTTCTCGTCGCCGGTGTCGGGATGATCCCGTTTCGCACACCCCGCAACACCGACACCTACGATTTGATGGGCGAACAGGCCACCCGGATGGCGTTGACCGACGCGGGGGTGGGCTATCAGGCAGTGCAGCAAGCCTACGTCGGGTACGTCTACGGTGACTCGACGTCGGGACAGACCGCGCTGTACCGGTTGGGCACCACCGGCATTCCGGTCGTCAATGTCAACAACAACTGCGCCACCGGTTCCTCGGCCTTGTTCCTGGCACGTCAGGCCATCGAACACGGCGTCGTCGATGTCGTTCTGGCACTGGGCTTCGAACAGATGCGCCGCGGGGCGCTGGCGATGTCCTACACTGACCGCCCCACACCGTTCGACCGCTTCTCCGAGGTGGTCCGTGACATCCAAGAGGAAAGCGATGCGCCTTTCGCTGCACAGTATTTCGGCGGCGCCGGTCGCGAGTACTGTCACCGATACGGCACGGATGACGACCTTTTCGCCCGGGTTGCGGTCAAGGCGCGCAAACACGCGGCACACAATCCGTACGCCGTGTTCCGCGATCCGGTCACCGTCGATGAGGTGCTCGCGTCACCGGTGATTTACGGTCCGCTGACCCGCCTGCAGTGCTGCCCACCCACATGCGGCGCGGCCGCAGCGGTTCTGGTGAGCGAGAGCTACGCCAGAAAGAACGACATCGCGGCCACGGTTGCGGTGCGGGCGCAGGCGATGAGCACCGACTCGACGTCGAGTTTCGCAGAGCGGTCCATGATGAAGATCGTCGGCTATGACATGACCAAAGCCGCGGCGCAGCAGGTGTACGACGCGGCGGGTATCGGACCCGAGGACATCGGAGTCGTCGAACTGCACGACTGCTTCACCACCAACGAAGTGCTCAGCTATGAGGCCCTCGGCCTCACCCCTGAGGGCACCGCCGAGAAGTTCATCGCCGACGGCGACAACACCTACGGCGGGCGGGTGGTCACCAACCCGTCGGGAGGTCTGCTGTCCAAAGGGCATCCGCTGGGTGCCACTGGATTGGCGCAATGCGCGGAGTTGGTGTGGCAGTTGCGCGGAACGGCAGGCGCACGGCAGGTCGACGGAGTCGGACTTGCGTTGCAACACAACATCGGGCTGGGTGGTGCAGCCGTCGTGAGCCTGTATGAGAAGGTGAGCTGA
- a CDS encoding bifunctional riboflavin kinase/FAD synthetase has translation MQRWRGQEDIPTDWGRCVITIGVFDGVHRGHQELISQAVKAGRTRGVPTVVMTFDPHPMEVVFPGSHPAQLTTLTRRAELVEELGVDVFLVMPFTADFMKLTPERYIHELLVERLHVVEVVVGDNFTFGKKAAGNVALLHKAGERFGFAVESMSLVSEVTEHHREEAVTFSSTYIRSCVDAGDVVAAAEALGRPHRVEGVVVRGDGRGKVLGFPTANVAPPMYSAIPADGVYAAWFTVLGHGPIAGSVIPGERYQAAVSVGTNPTFSGRTRTVEAFVLDTNADLYGQHVALDFIDRIRGQEKFASVDDLVQAMGADTERARSILAP, from the coding sequence GTGCAGCGCTGGCGCGGACAGGAGGATATCCCCACGGACTGGGGCCGATGCGTCATCACCATCGGCGTATTCGACGGTGTCCATCGCGGTCACCAGGAGTTGATCAGCCAGGCGGTCAAGGCCGGCCGGACCCGCGGCGTGCCGACCGTGGTGATGACCTTCGATCCGCACCCGATGGAGGTCGTGTTTCCCGGTAGCCATCCCGCGCAGCTGACCACCCTGACCCGGCGCGCCGAACTGGTCGAGGAACTCGGCGTCGACGTGTTCCTGGTGATGCCGTTCACCGCCGACTTCATGAAGCTGACGCCGGAGCGCTACATCCACGAACTGCTGGTCGAGCGCCTGCACGTGGTCGAGGTCGTGGTCGGCGATAACTTCACGTTCGGCAAGAAGGCCGCAGGCAACGTCGCGCTGCTGCACAAGGCCGGCGAGCGGTTCGGCTTCGCGGTCGAGAGCATGTCGCTGGTGTCGGAGGTGACCGAACACCACCGGGAAGAGGCCGTCACGTTCTCGTCGACCTACATCCGGTCCTGCGTGGATGCCGGTGACGTGGTGGCCGCCGCCGAGGCGCTCGGCCGGCCGCACCGCGTCGAGGGCGTGGTCGTCCGCGGTGACGGGCGCGGCAAGGTGCTCGGCTTTCCGACCGCCAATGTCGCGCCGCCGATGTACTCGGCCATCCCCGCCGACGGTGTGTACGCGGCGTGGTTCACCGTCCTGGGCCACGGGCCGATCGCCGGTTCGGTGATCCCGGGGGAGCGCTACCAGGCCGCGGTGTCGGTGGGGACCAACCCCACGTTTTCCGGCCGGACCCGCACCGTGGAGGCGTTCGTCCTCGACACCAACGCCGACCTGTACGGCCAACACGTCGCGCTGGACTTCATCGACCGCATCCGCGGACAGGAGAAGTTCGCCAGCGTCGACGACCTGGTGCAGGCGATGGGCGCCGACACCGAACGGGCACGGTCGATCCTGGCGCCCTGA
- a CDS encoding M16 family metallopeptidase, producing the protein MVRRTLLPGGLRVVTEYIPSVLSASVGVWVDVGSRDEGPTVAGAAHFLEHLLFKSTPTRTAVDIAQAVDAVGGELNAFTAREHTCYYAHVLNTDLELAVDLVADVVLRGRCVEDDVEVERDVVLEEIAMRDDDPEDTLGDVFLSAMFGAHPVGRPVIGSVDSVSAMTRAQLHSFHLRRYTPQRMVVAVAGNVEHDDVVALVRHYFGPRLVRGRNPVPPRKGTGRVGGHPSLHLVSRDAEQTHLSLGVRTPGRHWEHRWALAVLNNALGGGLSSRLFQEIRETRGLAYSVYSTVDTFSDSGALSIYTACLPERFDDVVAVITEVLQNVARDGITETECRIAKGSMRGGLVLGLEDSGSRMNRIGRSELNFGEHRTIEQTLAKIDAVTIDEVNAVARRLLARPYGAAVVGPQRSEESLPQALQAIAG; encoded by the coding sequence ATGGTGCGCCGCACACTCCTGCCGGGCGGCCTGCGGGTAGTGACCGAGTACATCCCGTCGGTGCTTTCGGCATCGGTCGGGGTGTGGGTGGACGTCGGGTCCCGAGACGAGGGGCCCACCGTCGCCGGCGCCGCACATTTCCTGGAACACCTGCTGTTCAAGTCGACGCCGACGCGCACAGCCGTGGACATCGCCCAGGCCGTCGACGCGGTCGGCGGTGAGCTGAACGCGTTCACGGCCAGGGAGCACACCTGCTACTACGCGCACGTGCTCAATACCGACCTGGAGTTGGCCGTCGACCTGGTCGCCGACGTGGTGCTGCGCGGCCGCTGCGTCGAGGACGATGTCGAGGTCGAACGCGACGTGGTGCTCGAGGAGATCGCGATGCGCGACGACGACCCCGAGGACACCCTCGGTGACGTGTTCCTGTCGGCGATGTTCGGCGCGCATCCGGTCGGCAGGCCGGTCATCGGCAGCGTGGATTCGGTTTCGGCAATGACCCGCGCGCAACTGCACTCGTTTCACCTTCGCCGTTACACACCGCAGCGCATGGTCGTGGCGGTGGCCGGAAACGTCGAGCACGACGACGTCGTCGCGTTGGTGCGCCACTACTTCGGGCCTCGCCTGGTCCGCGGCCGCAACCCGGTGCCGCCGCGCAAGGGCACCGGCCGGGTCGGCGGGCACCCGAGCCTGCACCTGGTCAGCCGCGACGCCGAGCAGACCCATCTGTCGCTGGGCGTGCGCACGCCCGGACGCCACTGGGAGCACCGCTGGGCGTTGGCGGTGCTCAACAACGCACTGGGCGGCGGCCTGAGTTCGCGGCTGTTCCAAGAGATTCGAGAGACCCGCGGGCTGGCCTACTCGGTGTACTCGACCGTCGACACGTTCTCCGACAGCGGCGCACTGTCCATCTATACCGCGTGCCTACCGGAACGCTTCGACGACGTGGTCGCGGTGATTACCGAGGTGCTGCAGAACGTGGCGCGCGACGGCATCACCGAAACGGAGTGCCGGATCGCGAAGGGCTCGATGCGGGGCGGGCTGGTGCTGGGGCTGGAAGACTCGGGCTCGCGGATGAACCGCATCGGGCGCAGCGAGTTGAACTTCGGCGAACACCGCACCATCGAGCAGACCCTCGCCAAAATCGACGCCGTGACCATCGACGAGGTGAACGCGGTGGCGCGCAGGCTGCTGGCGCGGCCTTACGGCGCGGCCGTGGTGGGCCCGCAACGCTCTGAAGAATCCCTACCGCAGGCTCTTCAGGCGATCGCCGGCTGA
- a CDS encoding MaoC/PaaZ C-terminal domain-containing protein: MTVETFVPEVDAELPPLRLDPVTRTTLALFAGASGDHNPMHIDLDVAKSAGLSDVFAHGMLSMAYLARLLTGWVAPEAIRSYGVRFCAITPVHAEPTARGRIVSVDIVDGERRVTLALSVTLPDGTETLSGDAVVAI; the protein is encoded by the coding sequence ATGACGGTCGAAACGTTCGTTCCCGAGGTCGACGCCGAACTGCCTCCGTTGCGCTTGGACCCGGTCACCCGGACGACGCTGGCATTGTTCGCCGGCGCGTCCGGTGACCACAACCCGATGCACATCGACCTCGACGTGGCGAAGTCGGCGGGCCTGTCGGACGTTTTCGCCCACGGCATGCTCTCGATGGCCTATCTGGCGCGCTTGCTGACCGGCTGGGTAGCGCCAGAAGCCATCAGGTCCTACGGGGTCCGGTTCTGTGCGATCACGCCGGTGCATGCCGAGCCGACCGCACGCGGACGCATCGTCTCCGTCGACATCGTCGACGGAGAACGGCGCGTCACGCTCGCGCTGTCGGTCACGCTGCCCGACGGCACCGAAACCCTCTCGGGCGACGCCGTTGTGGCGATCTGA
- the mntR gene encoding manganese-binding transcriptional regulator MntR: MSVAGDARDLTTVAQDYLKVIWTVQEWSLEKVSTKLLAERIGVSASTASESIRKLADQGLVNHEKYGAVTLTDAGRAAALAMVRRHRLMETFLVRELGYSWDEVHDEAEVLEHAVSDRMLDRIDAKLGYPTRDPHGDPIPAADGRVPTPPARQLSVCDDGDTGTVARISDADPEMLRYFDSVGISLDSRLQVLARRDFAGMISVAVKSADADEHDPGTTVDLGSPAAEAIWVIG, from the coding sequence GTGAGTGTTGCCGGCGATGCGCGTGACCTGACGACGGTTGCCCAGGACTACCTGAAAGTCATCTGGACCGTCCAGGAATGGTCGCTGGAAAAGGTCAGCACCAAGCTGCTGGCCGAGCGGATCGGCGTGTCGGCGAGCACCGCCTCGGAGTCCATCCGCAAGCTCGCCGATCAGGGACTGGTCAACCACGAGAAGTACGGGGCGGTGACGTTGACCGACGCGGGCCGGGCGGCCGCGTTGGCGATGGTGCGCCGCCACCGGCTGATGGAGACGTTCCTGGTGCGTGAACTCGGCTACAGCTGGGACGAGGTGCACGACGAGGCCGAGGTGCTCGAGCACGCGGTGTCGGACCGGATGCTCGACCGCATCGACGCCAAACTGGGGTACCCCACCCGCGATCCGCACGGCGATCCGATCCCGGCCGCCGACGGCCGGGTGCCCACACCGCCGGCGCGCCAGCTGTCGGTCTGCGACGACGGGGACACCGGCACCGTCGCCCGGATCTCCGACGCGGACCCGGAGATGCTGCGGTATTTCGACAGCGTCGGCATCAGCCTGGACTCGCGATTGCAGGTGCTGGCCCGCCGCGATTTCGCGGGCATGATCTCGGTGGCGGTGAAGTCCGCCGACGCCGACGAGCACGATCCGGGCACCACGGTGGATCTGGGCAGCCCTGCCGCAGAAGCGATCTGGGTGATCGGCTAA